The Pirellulales bacterium genome includes a region encoding these proteins:
- the rplM gene encoding 50S ribosomal protein L13, with protein MKSYMAKTGEVEQKWWLVDATDQVVGRLAAEIAVILMGKHRPTYTPHVDTGDFVIVLNVEKISFTGNKWQNKKYTHYTGYTGLRTETAEHRRDRRPELILSEAVRRMLPKNKLAAKMLSKLKIYVGSDHPHQAQMPEPKEFVLK; from the coding sequence ATGAAAAGCTACATGGCGAAGACGGGCGAGGTCGAGCAGAAGTGGTGGCTCGTAGACGCCACCGATCAGGTTGTCGGACGCTTGGCCGCCGAAATCGCCGTGATCCTGATGGGCAAGCATCGCCCAACGTACACGCCGCACGTCGATACGGGCGACTTCGTGATTGTGCTCAACGTCGAAAAGATCAGCTTTACTGGCAACAAGTGGCAGAATAAGAAATATACGCACTACACCGGCTATACGGGCCTGCGCACCGAGACGGCTGAACACCGACGCGACCGTCGGCCTGAGCTAATCCTCAGCGAGGCCGTGCGACGCATGCTCCCCAAGAATAAGCTGGCGGCCAAGATGCTCTCGAAACTCAAGATTTACGTGGGGAGCGATCATCCGCACCAGGCACAAATGCCCGAGCCAAAAGAATTCGTGCTGAAGTAG
- a CDS encoding Re/Si-specific NAD(P)(+) transhydrogenase subunit alpha produces MKCGVVKETYPGERRVALVPAVLAALAKAGINCLVESGAGEAAGFSDQAYLDQGAELVPTREQVFAAADLMVHVRALGANCEAGITDLGLVRRGQTLVGFCDPLGAPEALVQFSARGVTALSMEMIPRITRAQSMDALSSMAMLAGYKAVLLGASALPKMFPLMMTAAGTLLPARALVLGVGVAGLQAIATARRLGAVVEAYDVRPDVKDQAQSLGAKFLDLPLETQGAQDAGGYAKAFDESFYRRQRDLLLGALGRQDVVITTAAVPGRKAPILITTEMVEAMHAGSVIVDLAAERGGNCELTRLGETVVHQGVTVLGPDNLPATVPQHASQMYAKNVASFLALLVKEGKLQLDLEDEITREALVVREGEILHPKVLEALERNATRS; encoded by the coding sequence ATGAAATGTGGCGTTGTCAAAGAGACCTATCCGGGCGAGCGTCGCGTGGCCCTGGTACCGGCCGTGCTGGCCGCACTGGCCAAGGCTGGTATTAATTGCTTGGTTGAATCCGGCGCCGGCGAAGCCGCCGGATTTTCCGATCAGGCCTATCTGGATCAAGGCGCCGAATTGGTGCCGACCCGCGAACAGGTTTTTGCCGCGGCCGACCTCATGGTTCACGTCCGGGCCCTGGGGGCCAACTGCGAAGCCGGCATTACCGATTTAGGCCTGGTGCGGCGGGGACAAACGCTGGTTGGGTTTTGCGACCCGCTGGGTGCTCCCGAAGCGCTTGTGCAATTCTCGGCGCGCGGCGTCACCGCGCTCTCTATGGAAATGATCCCGCGCATCACCCGCGCGCAATCGATGGACGCGCTGTCGAGCATGGCCATGTTGGCAGGCTACAAGGCCGTGCTGCTCGGCGCCTCTGCGCTGCCAAAAATGTTTCCCCTGATGATGACCGCCGCTGGTACGCTGCTCCCCGCCCGAGCCTTGGTGCTGGGCGTCGGCGTGGCCGGGTTGCAAGCCATCGCCACGGCGCGGCGCCTGGGTGCAGTTGTCGAAGCCTACGATGTGCGCCCGGACGTAAAGGATCAAGCGCAAAGCCTCGGGGCGAAGTTCCTTGATTTGCCGCTGGAGACGCAAGGCGCGCAGGATGCGGGTGGCTACGCCAAGGCTTTCGACGAGTCGTTCTATCGTCGCCAACGCGACCTACTGCTCGGCGCTTTGGGCAGGCAAGACGTCGTCATCACCACGGCCGCGGTTCCCGGTCGCAAAGCACCTATCCTGATCACAACCGAAATGGTCGAGGCCATGCACGCCGGCTCGGTGATTGTCGATCTGGCGGCCGAACGCGGCGGAAACTGCGAGCTGACGCGGCTAGGGGAAACGGTCGTGCATCAAGGGGTCACGGTCCTCGGCCCAGACAATTTGCCCGCCACCGTGCCCCAACATGCCAGCCAAATGTACGCCAAGAACGTGGCCAGCTTTCTCGCACTGCTGGTCAAGGAAGGAAAGCTGCAACTCGACCTGGAAGACGAGATCACACGCGAGGCTCTTGTCGTGCGCGAAGGAGAGATCCTCCATCCGAAGGTTCTCGAAGCTCTCGAGCGCAATGCGACGCGCAGCTAG
- a CDS encoding lipopolysaccharide biosynthesis protein produces the protein MPISGQTGPTDSLNATFSAERLRQAVRHGSRRTVVAQVASHVVSLIVLASLYHLIAPQDFGLMGMVLPVIMFLRIFTSLGMNIATVQSRELTPALVSTLFWAHLALGFATALAAVVIAPAVAWFYGEPDATTVTVALSATSIASALGLQHIALLERNLRLGSAAVSRLVGQFAGGVLAIGMAVAGYGVWALIVQQYVELVALAAVAWCLEPWRPLRPRDGEPVGGTLRFGGYFTASQIVLHLLGNIDKILVGFLLGREALGFYSQAFTVMMKPVVVLTTPLSSVMLPALSRSVHDHPHYAQIVLAFQRLLAVAGFPAGVGLMIVARDTMVVLGGEKWAPAGPLLTALAAAILVQGFVMMAGSIFISAGHWRAMLIGLLAMLLVVVPGVLVGLAVGRAWGHATLGVAWGYSLTTCLVLFLPYMLLCLRLVDVSVVAWAKQLVRPALAAVGMGAIVLAARQALVGISWLPPAAVLILEIAVGGVAYLVLAWSEIRWCLDRLRRF, from the coding sequence ATGCCGATCTCCGGTCAAACTGGTCCGACCGATTCGCTGAATGCGACGTTCTCTGCGGAGCGACTGCGTCAGGCAGTGCGCCATGGTAGCCGCCGGACGGTGGTGGCCCAGGTTGCCTCACATGTCGTTTCGTTGATCGTGCTGGCCAGCTTATACCACCTGATTGCGCCGCAGGACTTTGGTCTGATGGGCATGGTCCTGCCGGTGATCATGTTCCTGCGGATCTTCACGTCGCTGGGCATGAACATCGCTACCGTACAATCTCGCGAGTTGACGCCCGCTCTGGTGTCAACCCTGTTCTGGGCACACTTGGCGTTGGGTTTTGCAACGGCGTTGGCGGCAGTTGTGATCGCGCCGGCGGTGGCCTGGTTCTACGGCGAACCCGACGCTACCACGGTCACCGTGGCACTTTCGGCCACGTCGATTGCCAGCGCGCTGGGGCTGCAACATATTGCCCTGCTAGAACGAAACCTGCGGTTGGGTAGCGCCGCCGTAAGCCGCTTGGTCGGACAATTCGCGGGCGGAGTGCTGGCCATCGGCATGGCAGTTGCCGGATACGGTGTGTGGGCGCTGATCGTACAGCAATATGTGGAGTTGGTGGCTCTGGCGGCGGTCGCATGGTGCTTGGAGCCGTGGAGGCCACTTCGGCCTCGTGACGGTGAACCGGTGGGCGGTACGCTGCGGTTCGGCGGCTACTTCACGGCCAGCCAGATCGTGCTGCACTTATTGGGAAACATCGACAAGATCCTGGTCGGCTTTTTGCTAGGGCGCGAAGCGCTTGGTTTCTATAGCCAGGCGTTCACCGTGATGATGAAACCCGTCGTTGTGCTTACCACTCCGTTGAGCAGCGTGATGTTGCCGGCGCTATCGCGCAGCGTTCACGACCATCCGCACTATGCCCAGATCGTGTTGGCGTTTCAGCGACTGCTGGCGGTAGCCGGCTTTCCCGCGGGCGTCGGGCTGATGATCGTTGCCCGCGATACGATGGTCGTATTGGGAGGGGAGAAATGGGCCCCCGCTGGTCCGTTACTGACGGCGCTGGCGGCCGCGATTCTGGTCCAGGGATTCGTCATGATGGCAGGTAGCATTTTTATTTCGGCCGGCCATTGGCGCGCCATGCTGATCGGATTGCTCGCGATGCTCTTGGTGGTCGTGCCGGGTGTGCTCGTCGGCCTGGCCGTCGGACGTGCCTGGGGACACGCGACGCTGGGCGTCGCTTGGGGATACTCGCTCACCACCTGCCTGGTATTATTCCTTCCCTACATGCTTTTATGCTTGCGGTTGGTCGACGTCTCGGTCGTCGCCTGGGCCAAACAGCTCGTTCGACCGGCGCTGGCGGCGGTTGGCATGGGCGCCATCGTGCTCGCGGCGCGGCAGGCACTGGTCGGCATTTCCTGGCTGCCCCCCGCGGCGGTGCTGATCTTGGAAATCGCGGTCGGCGGAGTGGCCTACCTGGTGCTGGCCTGGAGCGAGATCCGCTGGTGCCTGGATCGTCTGCGGCGTTTCTGA
- a CDS encoding formyltransferase family protein, whose protein sequence is MQVNITAVGPDNCGLADPIVHYVTGQGANISEIQMYDHDEQRVFAMLLRIELPADRFPHLRAAMAEIGQRTALSIRVWSPEERAARPRLAICTTIRPEPALAVLRAVRDGRVKAEVPLMIGNRANCRSLGEQFGVDWHHIGNEQGAVDDDRMIELCDEYQIDYIILARYMRILPASSCWKYAGGRIINLHHGLLPSFPGMRPYHEAYASRMLTYGCTCHFIVPDLDAGNQIIYQSTFTVPPGMPLDDIIRLGQEDNEPHCLVEGVRRVVDREVRLHFHRVVAAK, encoded by the coding sequence ATGCAGGTCAACATCACCGCCGTCGGCCCCGATAATTGCGGACTCGCCGATCCGATCGTGCACTACGTCACCGGACAGGGTGCGAATATTTCCGAAATCCAGATGTACGACCACGATGAGCAGCGCGTCTTTGCGATGCTGCTACGGATCGAATTGCCGGCGGATCGTTTCCCCCATTTGCGCGCCGCCATGGCCGAAATTGGGCAGCGTACGGCGCTATCGATTCGGGTCTGGTCTCCGGAGGAACGCGCGGCGCGACCACGATTGGCCATTTGCACCACGATTCGACCGGAGCCGGCCCTCGCGGTGTTGCGCGCCGTACGCGACGGGCGCGTGAAGGCCGAGGTGCCGCTGATGATCGGCAACCGGGCTAACTGTCGCTCGTTGGGGGAGCAATTCGGCGTCGACTGGCATCATATCGGCAATGAGCAGGGCGCGGTCGACGACGATCGGATGATCGAGCTTTGTGACGAGTACCAGATCGATTACATAATCCTGGCTCGCTACATGCGCATTCTGCCTGCCTCGAGTTGCTGGAAATATGCCGGCGGAAGAATTATCAATTTGCACCATGGACTGCTCCCCAGCTTTCCGGGTATGCGTCCTTACCACGAGGCCTACGCCAGCCGCATGCTCACTTACGGCTGTACGTGCCACTTCATCGTGCCCGACTTGGACGCCGGCAATCAAATCATCTACCAATCGACGTTCACCGTGCCGCCGGGCATGCCGCTGGATGACATCATCCGGCTCGGTCAGGAAGACAACGAACCGCACTGCCTGGTCGAGGGAGTGAGGCGCGTGGTCGATCGAGAGGTACGGCTGCACTTTCACCGGGTCGTGGCCGCGAAGTAG